The region CAAAGCTGCTCGGCCCCAGGCAGCTCTGCACTGAGCTCTTATCTAAGGTCCTGGAAGCGGAACAGCCGCTCAGGCTGGGCAGGTTGTGTGCAGGGTCACGGTGACACCGCCGGGCAGCGGGAACAGAGCCAATAACTCCGAGATCCCAACCGCGTGTCTGCGGGGAACGGCGGGTTTTGAGGATCCAGGCACCTCCAGGGGGTTTATCCACCTTCCACCCACCTCCACGCAGCTCCAGACTGAAGCGACCGCTGATCAAACAGCAGGAACTCTGAGCGCGGGGACGTGTTTAAAGCACAAGCATGTACACCCACTTTTACTAtgcatattaataaatattctttatttaaattttgcaCATTGCGCTTTAACATATTACATCCAAAACATTTTGCGAATGGATGTCTACTTTGTAAAATCTTATATTCAGCTCATTGTCATTCTGTACAGAATTATAGGTACAACATTACTTTGCCACTAGGTTTGCTTTTTGTAAGTCTCACAGTAagagaaacatttaatgaaaagaGATGGCTTAAATTATAAGAGAGGCTTGCACAGCTACTCAACTAAAGATACAAGcctgaagaaagaacaaaaattaatgaaatcacctccaccagcctccccaaaaaaaaacaagaaaaaaaagaatcacattAATTTAAGATAAATTTTGCCATAAGTCACTAAATTAAGTTTTTGAAAGAGAAGGCGCAGTAGTCATCTTGAGAATTTCAGTGAAAGACAGAGCTATTTTATTGTGTTTAGTTCGCTCCAGCCGTTGTCAACCAACCATTACAAATTGGCCTCTTGTGATCGTTTAAGCGGCAGTATTTATTAAATTTCTCCTTCAGATGCTGTCGGTATTGTTCTCTATTGCTGTAAAAAGACTTGTTGTTTGCCATGAAGGACTGGATTTCATCTTGTGAGATAAAGATTTCCTCATCAGAAGTGCATTCAGACTCATCCTACAAATGAAAACAGGCACGTGAGAACTCAGGCGTTGCCCTTCCCGTGCAGAACGTGTCCCAAATCGTACCCATCGTCACGGTTGCTCTGAAGAACGACGTGGCCTTCGTGTCACAACAGCACGAGGCTCTGCTGGCTAATCCAGTCACTCCAATCACACACAAAGCTCTGCTATTTTTTGGGTAAGAGGCAGCCCAGACAGTCACAAAATCTAACAGAATAAGGCTTGCACTCTTAAGAGgcttccactgaaagaggaTGGGTTTATCAGGGGttttacaaggaaaaagaaaggaaaagagatgtaAAGCAAGGGGAAGAGAACAAAACTATCCAAGGAGCCTGTAGTGGGAAGTAATATTTGAGGCACGACAGCAACAATAATGCACACTTCATTTTACGGAATAATACGATCCTTGATAATGAATACTTATAATACAAGTTCTGTCACTTGCATTCCAGAGACAGGcaatttctcctcctctgcaaagcGTCTGAGTTACACACTTCACAGAGAACAcgcaaaagcaaacaaactgaACACTGAGGGAGTCAGCTACGGATCTTGGCTTCAGTTACATGCTCTTGTAACTGCTCTTCACTGGGATTTGAGTTCCAAACACCATCCTCAATCCCAGGGATTTAAAGCAGCATGCTACAACCTAAAACCCAAATCAAGTGGCTACTTACAAGGAGTTCCACTAAGCTCTTGGCACCTTTTCCAGTATCAGGAACAAGTGACATTTCTGTCGGTTCTGCAAACTGTGACACATTTTTCATGTGCTCAAACCAAGGCAACTGCTGCCCGCTTTTTTCTGAGCTACAGCAGCTTTCAGCATGTGTGTCTTTGGTCTTGTCACGATGAAACTCTGTGTGCATGATGTTTCCTGAGGTCTCTCTGCTCCCTGAATCTGCCATACAGCTTCCAAGTTTCTGAatctaaaatggaaaacagcCTGTAATGAACAACCAGCAGCATTAAACATGAAACACCCCAGTTTTACGTGGATGCagggggaaagaggaaaggaaaaagctcAAAAAGAGACAAGGatatatatttatgtgtgtgtgcctggggagaaggggggataGTATATTAATTCATTGAGAGTGCACAAAAGTGCACATGCTGAGGAACATGGGAGAGAAAAGATTCCTCCTGCCACAACCGATTCAAGGAAGGACCTTGATTTCAAAACTTGGATGGAGAGGTAACAGAAGATCCACATTACCCAGTCACAGCATTAGTCACAATTGAAATTTGAAATAGCTTTGTAACTACTTCGAAATGTCTGCATTTCAAGAAGCATTCCAGAATAGCTGTGCTCCTTACGTGTTCATTCTCGCACTTCaaagttttacttttctttttcttctttttgtttttgcctTTTGTGTTATTCTCTTCTGAGTTAGCCCAACACTCCACACAGCTATCTCCATCCTCCTCTTTGTCGTCGCAGCGATGGACACACGAGTCATCTCCTGCAAAACACGGCTCATTTTCTTCTCACATACTTAAGTTTTGTGGACGCTAAACCAACACGACGTTGTTACCAAACCCACCGTTTTCATCGTGGTTGCAAATGCCTTCAGTGCAGGCCACATCCGATCCCTCTCGAGACCCCGTTTCGCTGCCCTCCATGCTGGACGAGTAGCCGCAATCGCTGCCGTTACAATGCGGAGATAAACCTGAGACAAAGGGAAAAGTGACAGTAAGCTATAGCAGCTGTTGCGTATTCTTTATTTATGCCTCTAACAAGgaagaattattaaaaaaaaagttatttttacaaACAGCTGAGCGCTGTTTATCCCACAAATCCTACATGTTTttagaaattaagaataatgTCATTCAACCTACCTTTCTTGATTTTAGGTGAACCTAATAGGGTACCACTAGTAGGACAAGTGCAAGAAGTGCTGTCGTTAGTAACAATTACTTCTACACAATTGTTTGCTTCTTCGGTGCTGCCACAGGCTTTGCAGCTACTTTCCGTGAAGTTTGAATTTTccttaaaacacaaacaaaaagaacatttgCAAGTACTGCAAGCAGCTCAGCAGCGTCTTCGGAAAGGATTCTCCTTCCACAGGGAAAAACAGCTGACGCTGGCTGATAACAGCCACAGCACTGCTTATAGTTCTGCAGAAGTACAagacaacaaaaacacacacctACTTTCCCCACAATAACCTACAGTTAGCTCAGTAAGTCCCATCAACAGAATAGTAATTGCACTCAGTCAATTAGAGCTTTCCCCTTCCCAAAAATTGAATGGTAATTGTCTGCAACTAGCATTTGAATTCCCATATTCTAAGTGATCTTTATGAACCGATAGttgaaaaatattctagcaTAACCCGACCCCCTACATTTAGGATTTAAAAACCCAATAAAatacaccaaaccaaaacaacccacaacaaaagacaacccaccaaaaccaaaccccaaaagcTACGCAGTTCCAGACAACTACTTTATAAAAGACTGTGCTAATCTGAAAAAGCATTCAATTCCACCAGTGATCAAAAACCAGTTGccaaaactgaaacacagtCAGAACCTCTCAAGAATTCTAACACGGAACAGTGAGCTGATGCGTGAAGCACCAGGTCAGAACTGCCGTTCTTTAAGCCCAGCTCTCAGTGTTCACCTTGGCTTGACTCAGCTCCTTCTCTTCTGTCGCCGGCAGAGGAGCAGGgatctcacacacacacttatttTTCCGTCTGTTCTTTCGTTTCTGCCGCTTCTTCTCTTGTTTAAGCTCCCgcactctttcttcttctgaaaattCTTCACACAGCTGTTCCAATCGACTAATACCCTGTACTTTTTCCACAGCCATCTGTTTATAAGAGGTTAGATCTATTTATAGATGTTAACACAATTCAACTTTTACTTTTATAAAAAACGGAGGAGGAAAATAGCTGGTAAGGACTATTTATTATAAACTCACAGCAACACAACTATCAGCTACAGGAGAAAAATGCCCATCCAGATTTAGTCACTAAATTTACATTGCTGGGGAAGAAGCGTGTAAAGAGGGAGCACTGCATTTAACTTACAGCCCAGATTTGCAATTTGGACCTGTGTTTACACGGTAAATACTCTGATTATTTAACACAACAGCACATTAGAGCTACTGCTACAGAAGTCCTGCAGTTTTTTGTCCAGGTTAACCAGTGAAAAATCAAACCGATTTTCTAGGCAATCCAGTTTCTGAAGTGTAGGCATATCTCAAAATATAGCAAGTATCTAAACGTGCTCCTTAATACTAAATGTAGAAGAAATATCACAATGGCACGTCTACATAGAAAGTGACACAAATGTAGTTAAACTAGTAAATTATTCTGGATCAGTGCTCCTGCAGAGGTACAAACACGTTCAGTGAGGGGGAGAGGGGTGGGTTCCACATCCCTCTGGGAACTCCTGAGGCCAAAATGAGACATCACGGTTCCCACTCACCTTAGAAAACGTACtccataaaaagaaataacagatcTGTATTTCAAATTCATAGCCAACCTTGCATACCAGTATAATTACCCGAGTTTAATGACGTAAATGCATTTTCAATGCCATACTTTACTAGGTTAAAACACCTAGACAAAACCTAACAAAAATGCCAGAGCACACACAGCCCAGCGTCACTTCCATAGCATTGTAAGTCtttaaaacaaccaaccaactaa is a window of Columba livia isolate bColLiv1 breed racing homer chromosome 20, bColLiv1.pat.W.v2, whole genome shotgun sequence DNA encoding:
- the GGNBP2 gene encoding gametogenetin-binding protein 2 isoform X1, whose protein sequence is MARLVAVCRDGEEEFPFEKRQIPLYIDDTLTMVMEFPDNVLNLDGHQNNSAQLKQFIQRHSMLKQQDLNIAMMVTSREVLSALSQLVPCVGCRRSVERLFSQLVESGNPALEPLTVGPKGVLSVTRSCMTDAKKLYTLFYVHGSKLNDMIDAIPKSKKNKRCQLHSLDTHKPKPLGGCWMDVWELMSQECRDEVVLIDSSCLLETLETYLRKHRFCTDCKNKVLRAYNILIGELDCSKEKGYCAALYEGLRCCPHERHIHVCCETDFIAHLLGRAEPEFAGGYERRERHAKTIDIAQEEVLTCLGIHLYERLHRIWQKLRAEEQTWQMLFYLGVDALRKSFEMAVEKVQGISRLEQLCEEFSEEERVRELKQEKKRQKRKNRRKNKCVCEIPAPLPATEEKELSQAKENSNFTESSCKACGSTEEANNCVEVIVTNDSTSCTCPTSGTLLGSPKIKKGLSPHCNGSDCGYSSSMEGSETGSREGSDVACTEGICNHDENGDDSCVHRCDDKEEDGDSCVECWANSEENNTKGKNKKKKKKSKTLKCENEHIQKLGSCMADSGSRETSGNIMHTEFHRDKTKDTHAESCCSSEKSGQQLPWFEHMKNVSQFAEPTEMSLVPDTGKGAKSLVELLDESECTSDEEIFISQDEIQSFMANNKSFYSNREQYRQHLKEKFNKYCRLNDHKRPICNGWLTTAGAN
- the GGNBP2 gene encoding gametogenetin-binding protein 2 isoform X2: MARLVAVCRDGEEEFPFEKRQIPLYIDDTLTMVMEFPDNVLNLDGHQNNSAQLKQFIQRHSMLKQQDLNIAMMVTSREVLSALSQLVPCVGCRRSVERLFSQLVESGNPALEPLTVGPKGVLSVTRSCMTDAKKLYTLFYVHGSKLNDMIDAIPKSKKNKRCQLHSLDTHKPKPLGGCWMDVWELMSQECRDEVVLIDSSCLLETLETYLRKHRFCTDCKNKVLRAYNILIGELDCSKEKGYCAALYEGLRCCPHERHIHVCCETDFIAHLLGRAEPEFAGGRRERHAKTIDIAQEEVLTCLGIHLYERLHRIWQKLRAEEQTWQMLFYLGVDALRKSFEMAVEKVQGISRLEQLCEEFSEEERVRELKQEKKRQKRKNRRKNKCVCEIPAPLPATEEKELSQAKENSNFTESSCKACGSTEEANNCVEVIVTNDSTSCTCPTSGTLLGSPKIKKGLSPHCNGSDCGYSSSMEGSETGSREGSDVACTEGICNHDENGDDSCVHRCDDKEEDGDSCVECWANSEENNTKGKNKKKKKKSKTLKCENEHIQKLGSCMADSGSRETSGNIMHTEFHRDKTKDTHAESCCSSEKSGQQLPWFEHMKNVSQFAEPTEMSLVPDTGKGAKSLVELLDESECTSDEEIFISQDEIQSFMANNKSFYSNREQYRQHLKEKFNKYCRLNDHKRPICNGWLTTAGAN